The following are encoded together in the Neomonachus schauinslandi chromosome X, ASM220157v2, whole genome shotgun sequence genome:
- the LOC110571752 gene encoding histone-binding protein RBBP4-like: MTDKDTAFDDAVEECVISEDYKIWKKNTLFLYDLVMTHALEWPSLTAQWLPDVTRPEGKDFGIHRLVLGTHTSDEQNHLVIASVQLPNDDAQFDASHYDSEKGEFGGFGSVSEKIETEIKINHEGEVNRVHYMPQNPCIIARKTSSSDVLVFYYTKHPSKPDPSGECNPDFCLHGHQKGGYGLSWNPNLSGHLLSVSDDHTICLWDISVVPKEGKVVDAKTIFTGHTAVVEDVSWHLLHESLFGSVADDQKLMIWDTHSNNSSKPSHSVDAYTAEVNSLSFNPYSEFILATGSADKIVALWDLRNLKLKLHSFESHKDEILFQVQWLPHNETILVSSGTDRRLNVWNLSKIGEEQSPEDAEDGPPELLFIHGGHTAKISDFSWNPNEPWVICSVSEDNIMQVWQMAENIYNDEDPEGSMDPEGQTS, encoded by the coding sequence ATGACCGACAAAGACACAGCCTTTGATGATGCAGTAGAAGAATGTGTCATCAGTGAAGActacaaaatatggaaaaagaacaccctttttctttatgatttggtGATGACCCATGCTCTGGAATGGCCTAGCCTAACTGCACAGTGGCTTCCAGATGTAACCAGACCAGAAGGGAAAGACTTCGGCATTCATCGACTTGTCCTGGGAACACACACGTCAGATGAACAAAACCATCTTGTGATAGCCAGTGTGCAGCTCCCTAACGATGATGCTCAGTTTGATGCTTCACACTACGACAGTGAGAAAGGAGAATTTGGAGGTTTTGGCTCAGTTAGtgaaaaaattgaaacagaaatcaAGATCAACCATGAAGGAGAAGTAAACCGGGTGCATTATATGCCCCAGAACCCTTGCATCATTGCAAGAAAGACTTCATCCAGTGATGTTCTTGTTTTTTACTATACAAAACATCCTTCCAAACCAGACCCTTCTGGAGAGTGCAACCCAGACTTCTGTCTGCATGGACATCAGAAGGGAGGCTATGGACTTTCTTGGAACCCAAATCTCAGTGGACACTTACTTAGTGTTTCAGACGACCATACCATCTGCCTCTGGGACATCAGTGTTGtcccaaaggaaggaaaagtggtGGATGCGAAGACCATCTTTACAGGACATACAGCAGTAGTAGAAGATGTTTCTTGGCATCTGCTCCATGAGTCTCTGTTTGGGTCAGTTGCTGATGATCAGAAACTTATGATCTGGGATACTCATTCAAACAATAGTTCCAAACCAAGCCACTCAGTTGATGCTTACACTGCTGAAGTGAACAGCCTATCTTTCAATCCTTATAGTGAGTTCATTCTGGCCACAGGATCAGCTGACAAGATTGTTGCCTTGTGGGATCTGAGAAATCTGAAACTTAAGTTGCATTCCTTTGAATCACATAAGGACGAAATATTATTCCAGGTTCAGTGGTTGCCTCACAATGAGACTATTTTGGTTTCCAGTGGCACTGATCGCAGACTGAATgtctggaatttaagtaaaattggAGAGGAACAATCCCCGGAAGATGCAGAAGATGGGCCACCAGAATTGTTGTTTATTCATGGTGGTCACACTGCCAAGATATCTGATTTCTCCTGGAATCCCAATGAACCTTGGGTGATTTGTTCTGTATCAGAAGACAATATCATGCAAGTGTGGCAAATGGCAGAGAACATTTATAATGATGAAGATCCTGAAGGAAGTATGGATCCAGAAGGACAAACGTCCTAG